From the Tachyglossus aculeatus isolate mTacAcu1 chromosome 21, mTacAcu1.pri, whole genome shotgun sequence genome, one window contains:
- the LOC119942744 gene encoding lysozyme C, milk isozyme-like isoform X1, with protein sequence MLGQGCRWATASCSQCVSWKGSRGESRALQGKLGDFCSPDWARLLWPRTAAHNLSVWKPVREMRGLPSSHHLPRWGPLLCLLATFILDTEALVLSQCELAHALQEGGLDGYHDHSLAHWLCLAHHGSGLNTEAVFRLPDGSLGYGIFQIRGHKWCSPGEGLSENRCRMDCQDLLDTDLSNDIACAKIMMDNPSDTDAWDPWSHHCEGHDLADWDVECDH encoded by the exons ATGTTGGGCCAGGGCTGTAGGTGGGCCACAGCCAGCTGCTCACAGTGTGTATCTTGGAAGGGCTCCCGTGGAGAGAGCAGGGCTTTGCAAGGCAAGCTTGGGGACTTCTGCAGTCCAG ACTGGGCCAGGCTTCTGTGGCCAAGAACAGCTGCTCATAATCTGAGTGTCTGGAAACCTGTCAGGGAGATGAGGGGATTGCCCAGCTCCCACCATCTGCCTCGATGGGGCCCCCTTCTCTGCCTGCTGGCCACCTTCATCCTGGACACAGAGGCCTTGGTCTTGAGTCAATGCGAGCTGGCCCATGCGCTGCAGGAAGGAGGCTTGGATGGTTACCATGACCACAGCCTGGCCCACT GGCTGTGTCTGGCTCACCATGGGAGCGGGCTCAACACCGAGGCTGTGTTCAGGCTGCCCGATGGGAGCTTGGGCTACGGCATCTTCCAGATCCGGGGCCACAAGTGGTGCAGTCCCGGGGAAGGCCTGTCTGAGAACCGATGCCGCATGGACTGCCAAG ATCTGCTGGACACGGATCTCAGCAATGACATCGCTTGTGCCAAGATCATGATGGACAATCCAAGTGACACAGATgcttg GGACCCGTGGAGTCACCACTGCGAGGGTCACGACCTAGCCGACTGGGATGTGGAGTGTGACCACTAA
- the LOC119942744 gene encoding lysozyme C, milk isozyme-like isoform X3: MRGLPSSHHLPRWGPLLCLLATFILDTEALVLSQCELAHALQEGGLDGYHDHSLAHWLCLAHHGSGLNTEAVFRLPDGSLGYGIFQIRGHKWCSPGEGLSENRCRMDCQDLLDTDLSNDIACAKIMMDNPSDTDAWDPWSHHCEGHDLADWDVECDH, encoded by the exons ATGAGGGGATTGCCCAGCTCCCACCATCTGCCTCGATGGGGCCCCCTTCTCTGCCTGCTGGCCACCTTCATCCTGGACACAGAGGCCTTGGTCTTGAGTCAATGCGAGCTGGCCCATGCGCTGCAGGAAGGAGGCTTGGATGGTTACCATGACCACAGCCTGGCCCACT GGCTGTGTCTGGCTCACCATGGGAGCGGGCTCAACACCGAGGCTGTGTTCAGGCTGCCCGATGGGAGCTTGGGCTACGGCATCTTCCAGATCCGGGGCCACAAGTGGTGCAGTCCCGGGGAAGGCCTGTCTGAGAACCGATGCCGCATGGACTGCCAAG ATCTGCTGGACACGGATCTCAGCAATGACATCGCTTGTGCCAAGATCATGATGGACAATCCAAGTGACACAGATgcttg GGACCCGTGGAGTCACCACTGCGAGGGTCACGACCTAGCCGACTGGGATGTGGAGTGTGACCACTAA
- the LOC119942744 gene encoding lysozyme C, milk isozyme-like isoform X2: MLGQGCRWATASCSQCVSWKGSRGESRALQDWARLLWPRTAAHNLSVWKPVREMRGLPSSHHLPRWGPLLCLLATFILDTEALVLSQCELAHALQEGGLDGYHDHSLAHWLCLAHHGSGLNTEAVFRLPDGSLGYGIFQIRGHKWCSPGEGLSENRCRMDCQDLLDTDLSNDIACAKIMMDNPSDTDAWDPWSHHCEGHDLADWDVECDH; the protein is encoded by the exons ATGTTGGGCCAGGGCTGTAGGTGGGCCACAGCCAGCTGCTCACAGTGTGTATCTTGGAAGGGCTCCCGTGGAGAGAGCAGGGCTTTGCAAG ACTGGGCCAGGCTTCTGTGGCCAAGAACAGCTGCTCATAATCTGAGTGTCTGGAAACCTGTCAGGGAGATGAGGGGATTGCCCAGCTCCCACCATCTGCCTCGATGGGGCCCCCTTCTCTGCCTGCTGGCCACCTTCATCCTGGACACAGAGGCCTTGGTCTTGAGTCAATGCGAGCTGGCCCATGCGCTGCAGGAAGGAGGCTTGGATGGTTACCATGACCACAGCCTGGCCCACT GGCTGTGTCTGGCTCACCATGGGAGCGGGCTCAACACCGAGGCTGTGTTCAGGCTGCCCGATGGGAGCTTGGGCTACGGCATCTTCCAGATCCGGGGCCACAAGTGGTGCAGTCCCGGGGAAGGCCTGTCTGAGAACCGATGCCGCATGGACTGCCAAG ATCTGCTGGACACGGATCTCAGCAATGACATCGCTTGTGCCAAGATCATGATGGACAATCCAAGTGACACAGATgcttg GGACCCGTGGAGTCACCACTGCGAGGGTCACGACCTAGCCGACTGGGATGTGGAGTGTGACCACTAA